The sequence CCCGGACCACGGCCGCGTCACCGTCGATGGGGTAGCGGCGAGCCAGCTTGCCGATGCCCACAGCCTCACCCTCATTTCCCAAGAGACCCACGTGTTCGCGGGAACGCTCCGGGAAAATCTCGCGCTCGGCGCGGCGAATGCGCGAGCTACGGATGCGCGAGCTGCGGATGCGGATATGCGGGCTGCGCTGGAGCGCGTGGGCGCGGGGCAGTGGGTTTCCCGGCTCACAGACGGGCTGGACACCGTCGTCGGGGAGGGCGGCTTTCATCTCGACGCGGTCCGCGCCCAGCAGGTGGCGCTCGCGCGGGCGCTGTTGTTGGACCCGGCCGTGGTGATCCTGGACGAGGCCACGGCAGAGGCCGGCACCGCCGGAGCCGACAGTCTTGATGACGCGGCGCGCGAGCTCGTTGCGGGTCGCACCACTTTGCTGGTGGCGCATCGCCTCGATCAGGCACGGATGGTGGATCGGGTGCTCGTTATGGGTGGTGGCCGGATTATCGAGGAAGGCACCCACCAACAGCTGGTAGATTCAGGTGGTCAGTACGCAACTATGTGGTCAGCGTGGCAGAAAGGGCGTTCATAGGGTGAGTGTGAAGGCAAAAGCGGCTCTGACGGCGATTGCAGCGGCAGCACTGTTGCTCGCCGGGTGCGGCGATCCACCGAATAAGGTCGCCCCGCCGGATACCACCCCGAACCTGTCCGTAAAACCCGACGGCCTGGGCATCCCGAAGAGCTCCCCGATATCCGGCCCGGAGCCCGGGGAGGTCAAGTCGGTGAATCTGCCGTCGGGCCGCGAGTTCCTCGTTCACCTGCCGGCGGATTACGACTCGTCGAAGGACTGGCCGTTGTTGTTCGCCTTCCACGGCTACGGGCAGGACAACGAGTCGATGCGCACGGGCACGTCGTTTGACGATGCCGAGGCCATCAGCGTGTACCCGCTGGGCAAGGAAAAGGCATGGGCGCCGGCGCCGTACGCCAAGACGACCGGCCGGGAAGACCTGAAGTTTGTCGACGACATGATCGACGCGTTGCGCGCGACCTACAGCGTCGACGACGACGCCATCTACGCTGCGGGTATGTCCAACGGCGGCGGCTTCACCGCCTACCTGGGATGCCAGCGTCCCGATGTCTTCGCCGGAATCGCCTCGGTGTCGGCGGCCTATTACGACGCGATTCACAAGGGCTGCTCCGACAAGCCGCTGTCCCGGCTGGATATCCACGGCACCGACGACCCGATTATCAGCTACTTCGGCGGCACCCGCCACGACACGCCGTACAACTCGGTGCCGGACGTCTTGTCCGAGGACGCGCGCCGTAACCAGTGCGACAACGCCGTCGATACCACCCGTATTTCCACCACCGCGTTCCGGCAGAGCTGGGTCGGCTGCGAGAAACCGCTGGTGCACATTCGCATCGGCGGCGGGTCCCACACCTGGCCGGGCGGCAGCACCGACAAGAAGTCCGAGGACGGCCGCCACTTCGCCACCGACAAGATTCTCGATTTCTTCCACATCCCGGGCCGCCCCGACGGCACCGAGGACAAGGAGAAGGAGATCGACGACACCCCGAAGCGGGAGCCGTCGCCGTAACCAGACGGCCCGACGCTGAGCGTGCCGAGCGAAATTAGCGCGGGGCGGTGCGGTAGTGGGTGAAGGGGGCGTGGGCATCGCCAAGCGCGGCGACGCGGGCGCGGCACACCTCGGCCAAGGTGGCAAACCCGGCGCGCGCGGCGGCTGAACCCGGGCGCGTCGGCTCCGGCAGCTGGACAAGGTGGAACGTCCGCGAACCGCCGTCGCGTCGATTGAGCCGCGCCACGGCCTCCGCGGTGGTGCCGGAACCGGCGAAGAAATCGAGAACCACCGCATCATCGCCGGCCGCAATCGAAATCAGGTGGCTTACAAGCCCCACTGGCTTTGGAAAATCGAACACCCCGGGAATCCCGAGGGCCGCCTCCGCATCCCGCCGACCCGTGCGCGTCACCCCGAACCGCGGCCCGGCGAGAATCGACCGCGGCCGCGCACCTTTCTTGCGGTAGTTTTTCGTATACACATGCCCGTTGCGGAACACCAGCTGGTCGTAGTCGTCCCGCACCTTCTTTGCGCTCCACCGCCAGCGCGCCACACGCTCGCCGCCGGGCTGCTCCGGTTCGTACACCGTCCCGTCCGGGCCCGTGATCGGATAGTCCAGGGAGGCGACGTATCCGAGCGTCTTCGAATCCAGGCGCACCAGGGAATACTCGCCCCGCGCGTCGCGATGGTTGTACCGCGTCGACGTCGCGCCGTCCCAATCGGTGCCAAACCCGGGATTGTCCGCGCTTTTCGCGTACGCCAACACGTACTCGTGCTCGACGATGGCGTAGTGCGCATCATTTTTCCCCGTGCCCGCCTTCTTCCAGATGAACTGGCCGGCGAAACACTCCTCGCCGAAGACCTCGTCGAGCACCTTGCGCAGGTTCGCCACCTCGTTTTCGCCGATGGAGACGAACATGAACCCCGTTTCTGCGAGCTTGTCGCGCCCGAGGATCAACCGCGGCAGCATCATGTTGAGCCACGGAATGTGCCATTGCGCGAAATCTGCGGCATGCGCCGGTCTGCGCCCGCGGAAGTTATCGCGGTATCCGAAATCGCGGCCGGTGTTGTACGGCGGATCGATGTAGATGACGTCGGCGGTGATATCCGCCAGCTTTAACACGTCGAGGTTGTCGCCGGTGTAGACGGCGTTGGGGGAGGCAGGGGCATCGGCAAGCAACTGCATCGGGGAGGGTTGCGAAGCCTGCTGCGCTGCGGCGTCCTTGCCGGGCCACGTTAAACCGAAAAAATCGTCCATGTTCGGCACCCAAGTATAGATGGCACGCGCCTGGCGATGCCGGTACCGTGGGAGCGCGTAAGCACACCTTCGACAAAAAGGAGTTATCTCATGGGTCTGATGGACAAGGCAAAGGACGCACTCAACACCGACCAGGGCCGCGACGCCGTTTCGAAGGGCCTGGACAAGGCCGAGGACGTGGCCAAGGACAAGCTCGGCGAGGACAAGGGTGAGCAGATCGACCAGGCTCGCCAGAAGATCGACGAGCAGCTCAACCAGGGCGGCGAGGGCGACGACAAGTAAGCCCGCGCGCTACCCAGCCCCGCTATTTCGGCGGGGCTATTTTTGTGTCGTGATAAGCCCGATTTCGCTGGTTTGCACGCACGTGCCGGGGCCGGTGCCGACGCGCAGCGTGTCGCCGCCGCCGGCGACCTGCACGTAGATTTGGTTGAGGCCGGCTTTCACGGGGAATTCTTGCGCCTTCCCGCTCAGGCGCAAGCTCGCGGTGCCGTCTTCGTCTGCCAAGTAGTTCAAGCGGACCACCCACTCGCGGTCCATAAGCGGGCCGTCGAGGCGGAGCGGCTTTTCGGTGTTGGCGTCGATGCGCGTGCCGCAGTCGCCGTCGCGGCCGGCGGTGGTGGTGCGCATGGGGTAGAGCTGGGCATCGGCAAGCGTGCCGTCGGGGGTGACCACGGTCGGCTGGTCGGACCAACGCTCGACGCCGGGAAGGAGGCGTTCGAGCTGGTTATCGGGGTGGGTGATGGGAGTGAGCACGGAGAAGTCAACGGCCTGATTGAGCACGGGGCCGTCGTGGCGGGCGAGGTCCGCGCGCAAGCGGGTGAAGTAGTCGCGCGCGGGCTGGGGGTGCCACTGGGCGGCGAAGGTGGCGGTGCTGACGGCTGCCGAGGCGACGAGGGCCGCGGCAGTAAGGCGCGGGGCGCGGCGTTGCCAGTTGCCGGTGGCTGCCGCCGCGGCGGCGAAGACGGCGGTTTCGGAAAAGTGGCGCAGCGTCAGGGCGATTTCCGGCGCCGTGTCGGGGCCGTTACGGACGATGGCGAGGGCGCTGAGCGCCACGAACGGGTAGATGAGGGTAGGCAGCCATGCGCGGAGATTCTTCCGTGACCACCAGGCGGCGGCAGCGATGACGGCAACGCCCGCGGCGACGGCGGCTGCGGGAGGGGTGGCCCACGGCGGGCTGGGGATCCAGCGGTCCCAGTGCCACGGGCCGCCGGCGGCGGTCGGGATGAGCCCCTTGACGATGCCCCGGTACACCACCTCCCAGGCCGACGCAGCCCCGTCCGGTGCCGGGCGCGGATCGCCGACCGCGATGGCGTAGACCGCGGCCCACGCGGCGAGGGGGATAAACGTGGCGGCGGTGGCGCGCAAAAGACGTTTTGTGGGTTTGAGGCACCACGCGAGAAGGAGTGCGAAGGGAGCGGAAAGCAGCATGCGTTCGCTGAAGGCGCAGCCGGCGACGGTGATGGCGGCGAGGGCGGCGAGTTTCGCTGCGGTGGGGCGCCGGGCGTAGCGGATGGCCGTCGCGGCGACGAAGGCCGTCGCGGCGTGTAGCGGGAGGCTGTTGACCGCGGCGGCGAGCCACGTGGTGACGGGGAGGGTGAGCGGGGCGGCGGCGTAGAGGGCGATGGGGAAAGCGCTCGTGCGGCGTGGCGCGATGGTCCAGCACAGCCATGCGACACCGGCGCACGCGGCGAGGTTGAGTACGGCGAGCACCGCGACGGCGGGCGGCCATGACAGCGGCGCTAGCTTCGCGAGTAGCCAGTACACTAACCATGCCGCCGGCATGAGGTGCCCGTCGTGGCTGCGGGTGAGGATGTCCGGCAAGGGATCGGACAGCGCCTGCGCGTGCAGGGTGAGGTCGTCCCAGTAAAACCAACCTGTTGCGGCTACGGCGGTCCGGATTGCCACCCCGACAATCACCACTGCGAATAGCGGTGCCGCGCTGTGTACTCTCGACGTCTTCTCCATCGAGGCGAGCTTACCGCGCCCGGGCGTACCTGCTTGACGATGCTCCCCACCGCCCACCCCTCACCGACCCACACCGCGTGAACTGAAATTGCGATCGCCAAGGAGGCCGGGGGAGCGGTGCTTTCCCGGCTGCGGGTTCGTCCGTCTTCAACCTTCTCAGCACGAGGGATTACTTCTCGGCCCAGCGATGCGAGGTTGAGATCCCCTGAGCTTTATCTGCCTTTCGTTGTCTCTGTATCCCTCCCTGCCGGATGCAGCTCGGCCGGGCGTGACCATCTAGGCGGCTTGGTAGGTGGTGGCCCAGGGTGGGATGCGGCGGACTTTGCCGTTGACGCGTTCTAGCCGCCCGCGGCGGGGTTTTGACGGGTCGTCGTCGTTGACGCCGTTGTGGTAGGGGCAGGCAACGGTCAGGTTCTTCGGGTTGGTGTTGCCACCGTTCTTCCACGCTTTTAGGTGGTGTATTTGGGCGGTGTCTGCCGGTTGGTGGCATCCGTCCCATGGGCAGGTGGGGTTTTCGGCCATCGCCATCAGGCGTTGCTTGTCGTTGGCGAACCGGCTTAGCCGGTACAGGTTGATCGGCCCTTCCACGGGGTGGACGAGGGTAACCAGCCCGATGTCGGCAAGCATGCGGGTAACCAGCTCGGTGCCGGTGATGGTTGCACCGTTGGTCATCTTGAGCAAGACGTCGTCGCCGTTGTCGTTTAGGATGTCGGTGAACTGGTCGAGGGTGATGATTACGTTGGTGCGCAAGCCTGCGACAACCTGGGTGGCTTCCGTGGTGGCGCCGCATTCGGTGCAGATAACGTGCTGGGTTGTCACCTCCGGGGCGGGGTAGTCGCCGGCCGTGTGCCCGTTGTCAGGATGTGCGGCTGCAGGGCTTGAGTTGGTGGAGTATTGCTGATTGTCACCCGAGCTATTGGCCCCGGCGGCGTGTGGCTCATTCGATGACGTGTGCGCGGCGGCGTTGTTGGTGGTGGTGCCGGTGGCGGTGGTGTGTTCGTGGTGGCGGATCAGCCCGATGAGGTCTTCTGGGGTGGTGATGTGTTGGGCCATTTCGGCGACTTGGTCGCTGGTGGCGTGTAGTTTCAGTGTCCAGGTATCACCTGATTTACGCCGGATGATGTCTAGGCCGGGTTGTGGTGGTTGGGGTGGGTCTTTCAAACCTCGGCAGTAGGCTCTGGCGGCTGTACATACGGCGCTGGTGGGGCCGGGGTGGTTGGTGGCGTGGTGGCGTAGTTTCCATTTGTCGCGGGAGTGTTTGAGTTGGTTGGTGAGCTTTTCTACCGCCAACAGGGTGACAAGGCTGTGCTGGTTTTCCGCAATGGCTGTAAGGGTCTCATCCCGTAGGCGGGTATAGGCAGTTTGGCCGAAGTAGGTATCTGCGAGTTTGGCTAAATCCCGGGCGGTGGTGTCCGGTATGCCGAGCTGTATCAGCTCGTCGCGGGTGTGGTCACGGCACGCATTGAGGAGGCTGAGACCATCGGCAAGCAACCCCGCGAACGCCTCGAGGAGAGGCGTATCGGGGGATTGGCTAGTGGAGCTGGCGGCGGGGTTCGTGAGAGTCATGAACCTGAACCTAAAGCGCACCGCCAGCCACGGCTAGCGGACGAGAGGAGGCCTGTGGATAAGCGGACCGGCGGGGGAAGAATTGGTTTAACGTTCAACAAAAATGGGCGGGGTTATCCACATCTTTGCTCGCGGGCCGAGTGCGGGGATGCGGCGGTAACGACGGGCCGGTACACTTCGCACCTCTTCTGAGAGTGTCCGATTCTTTGTGTGCGGGGGTTTGGTTTACAAGTAGTCCGCGAATCGGTCGGGGTAAGCCACGGCTAGTTGGTTGATGGCTTGTTTCCACCCGGTGGCTTTCGCTCCTTCAATATAGCCGTTGCATTCGATATCGCGCTTCGCTTTCTTGGCTCGCTGGGCGGCGCGCTTGTCTTCGATGTTGCAGATCATCAGCCACAGCGTTTTCAACGCCGCGGTATCGTTCGGGAACTGGCCGCGGTTACGGGTAGCTTTACGCAGTTCAGCATTCAGCGACTCGATCGAATTGGTGGTGTAGAGCACCCGGCGTGCCGCCGGCGGGAACTGTAGAAACGGCACGAACCGCTCCCAAGCGTCGCGCCAGACTTTGACCGATTGCGGGTATTTCCGGCCCAGTTCACTGGCTTCGAACGCATCCAAGGCGGCACGGGCGGTGTCCTCGTTTGCGGCCGTGTAGACCTCACGCAGCGCCCGGGAGACCCCTTTGCGGTCTTGGTAGGACACCCACCGGTTCGCAGCCCGAATCAGGTGCACGATACAGGTCTGCACCATGGAATTCGGCCAGGTGGCTTCCACGGCTTCCGGCAGGCCTTTGAGCCCGTCGCAGCAGACAATGAACACGTCCTGGACACCGCGGTTGGCCAGATCCGCGCAGACCGATGCCCAGAATGCGGCACCTTCATTTTCAGCGATCCACAATCCCAGGATGTGCTTGATGCCGTCCATGTCGACGCCAACCGCCATATAGCAGGACTTGTTGACCACGCGGTGGCCGTCACGGATTTTCACGCGTAGCGCGTCGAGGAAGATCACCGGGTAGAACTCGTCGAGCTGGCGGTTTTGCCAGATCATGACCTCGTCTAACACCGCATCGGTAATGGTGCTGATCGTATCCGGGCTCATATCCACCCCGAGCGTGGTCGCGAGGTGATGCTGGATATCGCGCACTGTCATCCCGCCGGCGTATAGCGAGACGATCATGTCGTCGAGTTCTGTGAGTCGGCGTGCGCCCTTGGGCACCATCCGGGGAGTAAAGGTGCCGGCACGGTCCCTGGGCACGGTCACTTCCACCGCGCCGTAGCCAGAATTGACGGTCTTGGTGTACGACCCATTGCGGTGATTGTTGCCCTGTGCGGATTCGACTTGGGCTTTGGTCTTGCGGTCAGAATGGCTATAGCCCAAATGCGCATCCATCTCCGCCTGCAGACCAGCGTTGATTGATGCCTGTAGCAGGCCTTTGACCAGCTCGCTTGCATCATCAGCGGAAGCCGACAGCTCGCTGATCAAGCTGGCGAGCTCAGGATTTTCCATCAGCTTCTCGCTGATCTCATTGACCTTTGCCGGGTCATGGTTTTTCTTCGGTGACACCGTAGTCATTATCGGTGAAACTCCTTCTAGATCAGAGCCTCACACACAAACTTCCTGACACCCTCCCTCTTCTCAAGAGACTAGAGGCGCGGCAGAGGGAACCGATTTGCGCGGACCAAAGAAGCTGCGCGAACGGAAAGCGCGCAGAGCGGAAAGCACGCAGAACGGAAAGCGCGCAGAACGAGGGGAACACAACGAAAACAGCTTGAGACCACGCATGAGATACGCGAAAGCGGGCCCCGAAACGAGACCCGCTGCTGGTCGGACTAACAGTGTCTGAAGTCATGACATAGTTTACAAATCTGTTCTGGGGAAACGTCACTGACAGTTGACAGGTGTGTCGGGACATCCTTTACATCCCCAGCCGGGGCGAAGACACGATGACAGTTGACAGGTGTGTCGCGTCATCGTTGACAGCATGAATAGTCCGAACCGCAATCTCGCGATCATCAAAGCTGTCCGCGAGCAACACCAACCAGTCGCCCGAGTCGCTACGCGTTTCAACGTGTCCCGCCAGTGGGTCTACGCCTTACTCCGCCGCTACGACACTGGCGGCCCACAAGCGGTAAAGCCGAAGTCGAAAGCACCGCACTCCAACCCACGCGCAGTATCCAAAAAGCTCAAGAAAACCATCATCAACATGCGCAAACAACTCGACCACTCCGGGCTGGATTCCGGGGCAGAAACCATCCAGTTCCACCTGGAACAACAAGGTATGTATGCCCCATCTACCTCGACGATCGTGCGCATCCTCCGCGACCACGGCCTCGTGCAGCCAGAACCAAAAAAGCGGCCGAGAACCTCATTTATCCGCTTCGAAGCATCCCGCCCCAATGAATGCTGGCAAGCAGACATCACACACGCATATCTCACCGGCGGAAGACGCGTCGAAATCCTCGACTTCATCGACGACCACTCCCGACTGCTGCTGTCCATTACAGCCAGCCGGTCCTTTTCTGGGCCTGCCGTCGCCGACGAACTATCACACCTCATCAGCGACTTCGGCCCACCACAATCCACCCTCACCGACAACGGGCTGGTGTTTACCGCCCGCAACGCCGGGGCAAAAGGCGGCCGTAACGCCTTCGAAAAACTCATCCGCAACCACCGGATCCAACAGAAAAACGGCAGGCCAGGACACCCACAAACCCAAGGAAAAATCGAACGATTCCACCAAACACTCAAACGGTGGCTATCGCGCCAACCCACCGTCAACACCATCGACGAACTACAACAACAACTCGACCGATTCGCCGCCTACTACAACACCAACCGCCCACACCGAGCCCTCGGCAGACGCACCCCATACGAGGTCTACAACGCATCCACGAAAGCCAGCCCCGACGACAACCCCACCGACGAATGGCGTACACGCAACGACAAAGTCGACAAAGCCGGCCGCTGCACCATCCGCTACGCAGGCAGGCTTTACCACCTAGGAATGGGCCGAAAATACACCGGCCACCACGTCCTGATGATCATCAAAGACCGCCACATCACCACATCACTCAAAGACACCGGCGCCATCATCACCGAGCACTACATCGACACCAGCCGCAACTACCAAGCCCCAATCTAGAAACACGGCGAACCCCCACTCAACTAACCCCCAGAAAACAAAAGGCGCCCACCGAGAACAAAAACTCGGCGGACGCCCATCTGTCAACGATGTCGCGACAGTTTTGTCAACTATGACGCGACACAGGACACTGGTCGGACTAACAGGATTTGAACCTGCGACCCCTACACCCCCAGTGTAGTGCGCTACCAAACTGCGCCATAGTCCGATTGCCGCCCACCGAGTGAGCGACTCACCTAGGTTACATCAGAGGGATTTGGATCTCCCAATCGGCAGGTCACCTCACCGGCGCGATTACATCCCGGAGACGTAGATCCACTCGCCGCCGCGGCGCGCGAAGGTGGAGCGCTCGCGCTGGGAACCGACCGCGTCGCCCTTGTAGAACGCCTCGAACTCCACCACCCCCTGATTGTCCAACGGGCCGCCCGCAACCACGTCCAAGACGTCCAGCCGGTAGAAGCGGATGTTCGGCGCGTCCGGCGCCGACAGGTTCAGCGACTCCGGGCGAGTGTCCGCGTCCCAGGTGCGCAGAAGATATTCCGAATCCCGCACCACGAACGCGCTAAACCGCGAGCGCATCAGCGCCTCGGCGGTGGGAGCCTTCGCCCCCGCGTGGTACTTGCCGCAGCACTCGCCGTAGGAAAATCCGGTGCCGCACGGGCAGCGCGTCGATGCGTCCATCGCTCGCTACGCCTCCTCGGTGACCACGGACGACCGCAACATGGTCTCCACCGACCCGCTCCCGGCCGCGGCGAGCAGCGCCTCCCGCTGCGCAGGTGACAGATCGCCTACCAGATCCACGGACCGGGCGAACTGGGTGGGGGAGGTGCGGCGGACGGTGACGTGGACATCGTCAAGCGGCATGCCCTTCGCGGCCTCCTTGATGGCCTGGGCGGTATCGGCGGCGATGGCCGACAGCAAAAGTCCCTGCGCCGTGAAGCCCTCGCCGCGACCGCCGTCGCCCTTGGCGCGGTCCGACGTGAGTGCGCGGTCGTTGTTGCGCACAACCACGCCCATCTTGGTGCCAAACGCGAGGTGCGTCTCGGCGGTATCCGGCCCGATTTCTTCCGGGGAGTATTCGGGCTCGATAAAGTTCTCCGCCCACGCGGCGATGAGATCGGCGGCGCGGGCGGCGGCTCCGTGGCGGGTGACCAGGTGGTCGGATTTATCCAGCGAGATTAGGGACTTCGGGTAGCGCGTGACGGTGAAAATAGTCTGCGCGTTGTCGATGCCCACCGTCTGGTCAATCGGCGAGTGCAACAGCAGCACCGGCTTGCGCAGCGTGCGCAGGTAGGTCTCCGGGTTCGTCTCCGCGAGGTCTTCCAGGAAGGAATACGAGATGGTCAGCTGCCGGCCGCCGAGGGTGACCTCCGCGAGTCCGTTTTCGTCGACCTCGGAAATCTTGTCCGCGTAGTGCAGTACCGAGTGCGCTGGGTCGAAGGGCGCACCGATGGTGGCCACGGCCTTCAGCGAGCGGATGTCGTTGGCCGCCGCGAGCGAGGCCGCGCCCCCGAGCGAGTGCCCCATGAGCAGCTGCGGGGCGGAGTAGTTGTCCTCGAGCCAGGCCGCCGCGGCCTTGATGTCGGCGACGTTTTGGCTAAAGCTGGTGTCCGCGAACTCGCCCTCAGACTGCCCCAGGCCGGGGAAGTCGAAGCGGAGCGTGGCGATGCCGTGCTGGGTCAAGCGTTTCGCCGTTCGGGCCGCGCCCGGCGTGTGCCGCGAGCCGGCAAAGCAGTGGGCGAAGATCGCATAAGCACGGGGCGGAGAGTCAGGGAAGTCGATGGTCCCCGCCAAAGTGAGTCCCGTTGAGGATGGCAGCTGCACGTTCACGGATCGCATGCGCACTAGAATAACGGAGCGACAACTCGAGCAAGCACACAAGGCCAACGAGCAAGGGAGAGTCGGAAGCGAATGGGCGCATTCGATTGGTTCTGGAACGCGCTGGGCGCCAAGCACGACCGTAATTTGAAGTCGGCGCGGAAGGTGGTCGACAAGGCCCAGCGGGTGGCCGGGGAGCTGGCCGCGCGTGACGATGCCGCCGTGGCAGCCGCCGGCCGTTCCGCCGCCGCGGGGGATCCGGCGACCCTGTTGGCTGCGCTCGCCGTGGCCAGCGAGCGCCGCCTGGGGCTTACACCTTTCGCCGTGCAGTTGCAGGCGGTGCTGCGCATGCTCGACGGCGACGTTATCCAGATGGCCACCGGCGAGGGCAAGACGCTGGTGGGCGCGATGTCGGCGACGGGGTTTGCGCTGTCCGGCAAGTCGGTGCACCTGGTGACTGTCAATGACTACCTCGCCGGCCGCGACGCCGAGTGGATGCGCCCGCTGGTGGAGTTTTTCGGCCTCACCGTGGCGTCGGTGACGGAGAAGATGCCGGCGGCCGCGCGCCGTGACGCGTACACCGCGGACGTGGTCTACGCGCCCATCAAAGAACTGGGCTTTGACGCTTTGCGCGACAACCAGATCACCGATCGCTCCCAGGCGGTGCAAAGCCGTGCGGACGTCGCGCTGGTGGATGAGGCCGATTCCGTTCTCGTCGACGAGGCACTGGTGCCGCTGGTCCTAGCCGGCACGCGCGAAAGCGACGCGCCGACCGGGCAGGTCACCGCCGTGGTCAGCCGGCTGCGCGAGCGCGAACACTACACCGTCAACCCAGACGGGCGCGCGGTGTCGCTGACGGACGCGGGCGCGCAGCGCGTCGAGCGCGAGCTGGGGATCGCCTCGCTGTACGACGCCGACCACGTCGGCAGCACCCTGGTGAAAGTTAACCTGGCGCTGCACGCGAAGGCGCTGTTGACCCGGGACATCGACTACCTAGTAACCGACGGGAAGCTGCAGCTTATCGATGCCTCCCGCGGCCGCGTCGCAGACCTGCAGCGCTGGCCGGACGGCCTGCAGGCCGCGGTGGAGGCGAAAGAGGGGCTCAAGGTCTCCGAGGGCGGGCGCATCCTGGACACGCTTACCATCCAGGAGTTCATGCAGCGCTACCCGACGGTGTGTGGCATGACCGGCACCGCGGTCGAGGCGGTCGACCAGCTGCGCCAGTTCTACGATCTCTACGTGTCGGTCATCGACCGCAACAAACCTGTGCAGCGCGTTGACGAGCCGGCGCGGATTTATGCCACTGCCCAGGAGAAAAACCGCGCGATCGTCGCGGAAATTGAGCGCCTGCACGCGGCCGGACAGCCGGTTTTGGTAGGCACGCACGACGTTGCGGAGTCCGAGGAGCTTGCCG is a genomic window of Corynebacterium massiliense DSM 45435 containing:
- the secA2 gene encoding accessory Sec system translocase SecA2, producing MGAFDWFWNALGAKHDRNLKSARKVVDKAQRVAGELAARDDAAVAAAGRSAAAGDPATLLAALAVASERRLGLTPFAVQLQAVLRMLDGDVIQMATGEGKTLVGAMSATGFALSGKSVHLVTVNDYLAGRDAEWMRPLVEFFGLTVASVTEKMPAAARRDAYTADVVYAPIKELGFDALRDNQITDRSQAVQSRADVALVDEADSVLVDEALVPLVLAGTRESDAPTGQVTAVVSRLREREHYTVNPDGRAVSLTDAGAQRVERELGIASLYDADHVGSTLVKVNLALHAKALLTRDIDYLVTDGKLQLIDASRGRVADLQRWPDGLQAAVEAKEGLKVSEGGRILDTLTIQEFMQRYPTVCGMTGTAVEAVDQLRQFYDLYVSVIDRNKPVQRVDEPARIYATAQEKNRAIVAEIERLHAAGQPVLVGTHDVAESEELAEVLRADGIEVNVLNAKNDAEEAPIVAEAGDIGRVTVSTQMAGRGTDIRLGGHTEADHDAVVDRGGLAVIGTSLHRTARLDNQLRGRAGRQGNPGLSEFFVSLEDDVVQQGGAGEKITAHPDAEGRVESKKVRDFIAHCQRVTEAELLEIHAQTWKYNRLVAEQRGIIDKRRARLLDTDQAWEELAERDPDRAAELRGIDQETRVAAAREIMLYHLDMAWAEHLEMLDDVRESIHLRAIARETPVDEYHRIAVREFKELAQRAVDEAVETFRDVVINADGAHLADQGLARPSATWTYMVSDNPLAGSGNTVLSGIGNIFR